The DNA segment GCGCCACTCTCAATGCCATCCATGACGCTCTGCGCTACTTTGACGAGCACCGGGCAATCTTGCTGGGGACCGGATCATGAACCGGCCGACGAATCTGACGAACACTTTGACGCTGATGCTGCTGCTTGGCACCAGCGCGACACTGGCTGGCGCGCTGGGCATGCTGTTGATGTCGAGTGCCGTTGTGGGGATTTACAGCGTGTGCATCGCCCCACTGCGCTTGCGGTTATCTGGCAACAGCCTGTTGCTGGCCAGTCTGCTGCTGGCCGCCACTCTGACCAGTTGTGCCAATATCCTCGCGCAGCGCTGGGCGCTGCAGTGGCAACAGTCACTCGGGATCTATGGCGGGTTGATCGCCTTGCAATGCGTGGTGCTGGAATACAATGGGTTCTTTCGTCAGGCGCTTGCCCAGCGCCTGACGTTTTTTGGCCTGTCGAGCGCGCTGCTACTGGCGCTGGCCGTACTGCGTGAACTGTTCGGTCAGGGGCACATCGGTCGTGTTCTGTCCGAGCACTGGCAAGGACTGGTTCTGTTCAGCGACGGGCTGCACCTGCTGACCCTGGTTCCCGGCGCCTTCATCCTGCTCGGACTCCTGCTCGCTGCCCGCCAGGCCTGGACCCGCTCGAACGCTCTCTCCAAGGAAACACATCATCCATGAATGCCGCAAAACGTCTGGAAATCTTCCGCAGACTTCATGAAGACAACCCCGAGCCGAAGACCGAGCTGGCCTATTCCTCGCCGTTCGAGTTGTTGATCGCGGTAATCCTCTCGGCGCAATCTACCGACGTTGGCGTCAACAAGGCCACGGCCAAACTGTTTCCGGTGGCCAATACCCCTGCGGCGATCCACGCGCTGGGCGTCGAAGGGCTGTCCGAATACATCAAGACCATCGGCCTCTATAACAGCAAAGCGAAAAACGTGATCGAGACCTGCCGCATGCTGGTCGAACTGCACAATGGCGAAGTCCCGCAGACGCGCGAAGAACTGGAAGCGCTGCCCGGTGTCGGCCGCAAAACGGCCAACGTAGTGCTCAATACCGCTTTTCGTCAGTTGACCATGGCGGTCGACACGCACATTTTTCGCGTGAGCAACCGCACCGGCATTGCCCCGGGCAAAAATGTGGTCGAGGTGGAAAAGAAGTTGATGAAGTTTGTGCCGAAAGATTACCTGCTCGACTCTCACCACTGGCTGATTCTGCATGGTCGCTATGTGTGTCTGGCGCGCAAGCCACGCTGTGGCAGCTGCCGGATCGAAGATTTGTGCGAGTACAAACACAAAACCTCGGACGATTGACTGACTATTGGAATAATTGATTCGTCGATTGAAAAAATCTTTTTTACCCGCAGCAGGAATATCGATATAAGGAGCGCCAAAGGCAGTCTTAGCCTGGAGTTCACCTTATGACTGACACCAAAGAACAATTGGACGTAGATGACGATTTCACAGTTGTGGAAACCGACGACGCCGAACCTGTCGTCGAGGTCGCCAAGACCAATCTGAGCAAACGTCGCACCATCGATAACCTGCTTGAGGAGCGCCGACTGCAAAAGCAATTGGCCGATTACGATTTTGATCTCTGATACTTGAAAGCCTCCCGAACCGGAGGCTTTTTACTTTCCGGGAATCCGACACCGAGCGGCCCATGATCCGTCGGCAGGCAGGACCATCAGACCAGCCCGTTGCGTTGCGCCAGCTCAATCAGGTCCACCAGCGACCGAGCATTGAGCTTCAATAACAAACGGGTCTTGTAAGTGCTGACCATCTTGTTGCTGAGAAACATGCCGTCAGCGATTTCCTTGTTGGTCTTGCCCCGCGCCAATTGCTGCAACACCATCATTTCCCGCCCGGAAAGGCGGTCTACCATATCGGCCTCACTGGCATTACCGAGGCTGGTTCGCACGGTATGCAGGGCCTGGTTTGGAAAATAGCTGTATCCGGACAGTACGGCCTTGATCGCACTGAGCAACTCTGTCAGATCCTGTTGTTTACAGACATACCCCGCCGCCCCCGACTGCATGCAGCGCATCGAAAAATGCCCGGGTGCCTGAGAGGTCAACACCAGAACTTTCAATGGCATCGGTGTCGAGTTCAGACGGGCAATAACTTCCAGACCATCGAGCTTCGGTATTCCAATATCCAGAATAACGATATCCGGCATTTGTTCACGCGCAAGTTGCAATGCATCCACACCATTATCTGTTTCGGCAATAACTTCGTAGCCATGACGTTCCATCAGCATACGCACAGCAAGACGAATGACGGGGTGATCATCCACGATCAGCACTTTATTCATGGGCAAGTCCAGTTTCGCTGTTCGAATTTTTAGAACCCGCACAATAGCCTAGTCACTTCCGACATGGCACAAGAGAGTTCCGTCACACTCACAGCCAAAGACATTCCCTACATCAAAAAAAGACTATTCCTACAAAAAACCGCCACTGGTGATATTGGCAAGCCCCGGCCGTTTCTCTGACCACGCCTTGGACGTGAAAAATACTACGCACTGCAACCCAAGCCGGCTCACTGATCCAGAGCCTCTCGCGCAAGAAGAGACTGCAAAATTGCTGTTGTTGCATGACAGCGCACTGCTGAGGCCGGACAGCTTCAGGCTGACAATCGATTGTAAAAACAACAGCAAGAACGCCACTACACATTTTAAACAATCAACGTCTGAAACAAGATACTTCTACCCAACGAATTTTATTTAATATAAAAAAGAGCATCAGACGCAAAACTTCACCCACATGAAATCATTCAATAAACACATTGGAAAAACACACTTAATGAGCAAACACCATGATAAAAATCAGAAAAAAAATCACCAACCCCATGACGGTAATTGCAATATTTGCATTTATTTCCGAATCGTCGGCGGCCATCTCCCTGCCTTTTCTAGATAACGATGAAAGAGAAGTCTATATCTGGTTCCTGATCAGCTTCCCGTTTTACTTGCTGTTGCTGTTTTTTTTAACGCTGAACTTCAACTACCGTTCATTGTATGCGCCGTCGGACTTCGACAAGGACGACAGTTTTCTAAAAGTCTTTGATGAGTTGAAGCAGACGGAGAATATCCCCTGTTCGTCCCCGGCACGCGGAGCACCAGGCGGTCAGGAGTGGACGCTACCTGAACGTGGCATTGACGAATCCTGCCCGGAGCGAGCGTGGATTGAGCACACCATCCAACTGCCCAAATCCATGGGCACGTTGCGCGCCATCGATGTACGTCCGCTGAACAGCACACAGGCGTTCAATGCGCTGGCCGAACACTTTCCTCAGCTTGGCAAGCAATCGGCCAAGGCAGTGGTATTTTTGACCGACTCTGCGTCTGACGCTCTGCTCAAGCAAATTACCCTCAGCCTTGTCAAACAAGCGAAAAAAAACGGAGGCGCCAAACTTTTCGTTGCTTATAACGTGAGCACGCAAAGTACTACGGTGCTGAGGGGGGAATGAGACGCAGAGTAGATGCCTGAAGTGGACATTCAAGAAAATGCTGGAATTGACCGTAACAACATATGTTGCGGGTTAACGTCAGACAACCACAAAAAAAAATGGCGGCTTTGTCACTGGGACAAGCCGCCACTTCTTTACAGGCCCGCGATGCTTAGAACAGCTTGCGGCCTTTGTTGGCAGCAATGCGCATGCGCAGCGCGTTGAGCTTGATGAAGCCCGCCGCGTCGGCCTGGTTGTAAGCGCCGCCGTCTTCTTCGAAGGTCGCGATATTGGCGTCGAACAGCGAATCGTCGGACTTGCGACCGGTCACGATCACGTTGCCTTTGTACAGCTTCAGGCGAACCACGCCGTTCACGTTGACCTGGGAAGCGTCGATCATCTGTTGCAGCATCAGACGCTCCGGGCTCCACCAGTAGCCGGTGTAGATCAGGCTGGCGTATTTCGGCATCAGCTCGTCTTTGAGGTGAGCGACTTCGCGGTCCAGGGTGATCGATTCGATGGCGCGGTGAGCGCGCAGCATGATGGTGCCGCCCGGGGTTTCGTAGCAGCCACGGGACTTCATGCCCACGTAACGGTTTTCAACGATGTCCAGACGACCGATACCGTGAGCACCGCCGATTTTGTTCAGCGTTGCCAGTACGGTGGCCGGAGTCATTTCGACGCCGTCCAGGGCAACGATGTCGCCGTTGCGGTAGGTCAGTTCCAGGTATTGCGGGGTGTCAGGCGCGTTCTCCGGGGAGACGGTCCAGCGCCACATGTCTTCTTCGTGCTCGGTCCAGGTGTCTTCCAGCACGCCGCCTTCATAGGAGATGTGCAGCAGGTTGGCGTCCATCGAGTACGGAGATTTCTTCTTGCCGTGACGCTCGATCGGGATCGCGTGCTTCTCGGCGTAGTCCATCAGCTTCTCGCGGGACAGCAGGTCCCACTCACGCCATGGAGCAATGACTTTCACGCCTGGCTTGAGCGCGTAGGCACCCAGTTCGAAACGCACCTGGTCATTGCCCTTGCCGGTAGCGCCATGGGAAATGGCGTCGGCGCCGGTTTCGTTGGCGATTTCGATCAGACGTTTGGCGATCAGCGGACGTGCGATGGAGGTACCCAGCAGGTACTCGCCTTCGTAAACGGTGTTGGCGCGGAACATCGGGAACACGAAGTCACGCACGAATTCTTCGCGCAGGTCGTCGATGTAGATTTCTTTGACGCCCATGGCCTGAGCCTTGGCGCGAGCCGGCTCGACCTCTTCGCCCTGACCCAGGTCAGCGGTGAAGGTCACCACTTCACAGTTATAAGTATCCTGCAGCCACTTGAGGATCACCGAAGTGTCCAGGCCGCCGGAATACGCCAGAACGACCTTGTTTACGTCCGCCATGCCATCACTCCACGGGGTTCTACGGAAAGCCGAGGAGTCTACCGCTCAAATACGATAATTTACAGAGGCGCGACAGCTTAAGACGACAAAGCGACAGAATCTGTCGAGAGCGCGACGATGACCGGCGGGTCAGGAAGTCGCCGCAGCATTGGCAGGCGCGCTGGCTTGTGGCGCTGGCGCAGTGGTCGGTGCCACCCGTGCCAGCTTCACGCTGACCCGGCGATTCTTCGCCCGGTTAGTGGCATTGGTGTTCGGCACCAAAGGATATTGCTCACCATGGAAACGCACGGTGATCTGCGATTCGGCGATGCCGTTGGCCTTGAAGAAATCGACCACCGCCAGCGCGCGACGGCGCGACAGTTCACGGTTGGTCAGACGGTTGCCGCTGTTGTCGGAATAGCCATCCAGTTCGATGTGATTGACCGTCGGATCGGCCTTCATGAAGTCCAGCATCACCTGCAGCCTGGCGCGAGCGGCGGAGTCCAGATCAGTGCCCTCACCCGGAAAACCGACCTGCGATTGTTTGATCTGGTCAAAATTCTGCGGCAGCAGTTTTGCCACACACGTCTGGTAATCATTGAACGCTTTGCTGAACTTCACCGGCAGCAGACGCACTTCCGAAACTCGGCCATCGCCGGACGCACGGCGCACCACCGGGCTGCGACCGTCCAGCAAACCGCTGATCAGCCCGCCGGCCTGGGATTGCGAACTGTTGAACAGCACGTTACCGGTGCCGATCCTGACGCTGCCCAGGTAGATGTCGTTGCGCCCCGGTTGCCATGGCGCGGCCGCCGCAAGCAACGTCGCTGAACCGCCGCCGAGCATGGCGTTATAGGCATTGAGGCGGAATATCGCCTGTTCGCCGGCCTTGCGCACGAACTGGCCCGAGCCGAAATCGGTGATCGGCTGGGTCAGGCGGCACTCGAACTTGTCGCCCTCGACCGTCCACTCAATGTTCTCCAGACGCGTCTGGTAGGTGAGCGCCATCGCGGGGAGGCTGGCAAACACACTGAGCAAGGCTAAATATCGCTGGCGCACGGGAGGCTCCATTGGCTTCTGTAACACAAAGACCGATTCACACTATGTTTACGGCATACCTACGGGATATCGGAAGGTTCCGGCAAAACTTGATAGCGAGTGCCTGCAAGAGTCTTTTCCGGTAGCATTCCCCTCAGTTTGACCCGCCTGGAATCCCCTCATGTCCGACCGCCTGACCCTGCTGCGTCCCGACGACTGGCACATTCATCTTCGCGATGGTGCCGTGTTGACCAATACCGTTGCCGATGTTGCGCGCACCTTTGGCCGCGCCATCATCATGCCCAACCTGGTACCACCGGTGCGCAACGCCGCTGAAGCCGACGGCTATCGCCAGCGGATTCTCGCTGCCCGCCCGGCCGGCAGTCGTTTCGAACCGCTGATGGTGCTGTACCTCACCGACCGCACCCAGCCCGAAGAAATTCGTCAGGCCAAGGCCAGCGGTTTCGTGCACGCTGCCAAATTGTACCCGGCCGGCGCCACTACCAACTCCGATTCCGGGGTGACCAGCATCGACAAGATCTTCCCGGCGCTGGAAGCCATGGCCGAAGTCGGCATGCCGCTGCTGATCCACGGCGAAGTCACCCGTGGCGATGTCGACGTCTTCGATCGCGAAAAGATTTTCATCGATGAGCACATGCGCCGTGTCGTCGAGCGTTTCCCGACGCTCAAAGTGGTGTTCGAACACATCACCACCGGCGACGCCGTGCAGTTCGTCAACGAGGCTTCGGCCAACGTCGGCGCGACCATCACCGCGCATCACCTGCTGTACAACCGCAACCACATGTTGGTGGGCGGGATTCGGCCGCACTTCTATTGCCTGCCGATCCTCAAGCGTAATACCCATCAGGAAGCCCTGCTCGATGCCGCCACCAGCGGCAGCGCGAAGTTCTTCCTCGGTACCGACTCGGCGCCGCACGCCCAGCACGCCAAGGAAGCCGCCTGCGGCTGCGCCGGCTGCTACACCGCGTACGCCGCCATTGAGCTGTATGCCGAAGCCTTCGAACAGCGCAACGCGCTGGACAAGCTTGAAGCGTTCGCCAGCCTCAACGGCCCACGCTTCTACGGTCTGCCGGCCAACACCGATCGCATCACCCTGGTTCGCGAAGAATGGACCGCCCCGACCAGCCTGCCGTTTGGCGAGCTGACCGTTATCCCGCTGCGCGCCGGTGAAAAACTGCGCTGGCGCCTGCTGGAGGAACACGCGTGAGTGAAGACCATTTCGACGACGAACTGGACGGTCAAGGTGGCGGCGGCGGTTCCCGTCACCCAATGGCAGCACGT comes from the Pseudomonas sp. RSB 5.4 genome and includes:
- a CDS encoding Rnf-Nqr domain containing protein, which produces MNRPTNLTNTLTLMLLLGTSATLAGALGMLLMSSAVVGIYSVCIAPLRLRLSGNSLLLASLLLAATLTSCANILAQRWALQWQQSLGIYGGLIALQCVVLEYNGFFRQALAQRLTFFGLSSALLLALAVLRELFGQGHIGRVLSEHWQGLVLFSDGLHLLTLVPGAFILLGLLLAARQAWTRSNALSKETHHP
- the nth gene encoding endonuclease III; the encoded protein is MNAAKRLEIFRRLHEDNPEPKTELAYSSPFELLIAVILSAQSTDVGVNKATAKLFPVANTPAAIHALGVEGLSEYIKTIGLYNSKAKNVIETCRMLVELHNGEVPQTREELEALPGVGRKTANVVLNTAFRQLTMAVDTHIFRVSNRTGIAPGKNVVEVEKKLMKFVPKDYLLDSHHWLILHGRYVCLARKPRCGSCRIEDLCEYKHKTSDD
- a CDS encoding response regulator transcription factor encodes the protein MNKVLIVDDHPVIRLAVRMLMERHGYEVIAETDNGVDALQLAREQMPDIVILDIGIPKLDGLEVIARLNSTPMPLKVLVLTSQAPGHFSMRCMQSGAAGYVCKQQDLTELLSAIKAVLSGYSYFPNQALHTVRTSLGNASEADMVDRLSGREMMVLQQLARGKTNKEIADGMFLSNKMVSTYKTRLLLKLNARSLVDLIELAQRNGLV
- a CDS encoding argininosuccinate synthase, which translates into the protein MADVNKVVLAYSGGLDTSVILKWLQDTYNCEVVTFTADLGQGEEVEPARAKAQAMGVKEIYIDDLREEFVRDFVFPMFRANTVYEGEYLLGTSIARPLIAKRLIEIANETGADAISHGATGKGNDQVRFELGAYALKPGVKVIAPWREWDLLSREKLMDYAEKHAIPIERHGKKKSPYSMDANLLHISYEGGVLEDTWTEHEEDMWRWTVSPENAPDTPQYLELTYRNGDIVALDGVEMTPATVLATLNKIGGAHGIGRLDIVENRYVGMKSRGCYETPGGTIMLRAHRAIESITLDREVAHLKDELMPKYASLIYTGYWWSPERLMLQQMIDASQVNVNGVVRLKLYKGNVIVTGRKSDDSLFDANIATFEEDGGAYNQADAAGFIKLNALRMRIAANKGRKLF
- a CDS encoding OmpA family protein, whose translation is MRQRYLALLSVFASLPAMALTYQTRLENIEWTVEGDKFECRLTQPITDFGSGQFVRKAGEQAIFRLNAYNAMLGGGSATLLAAAAPWQPGRNDIYLGSVRIGTGNVLFNSSQSQAGGLISGLLDGRSPVVRRASGDGRVSEVRLLPVKFSKAFNDYQTCVAKLLPQNFDQIKQSQVGFPGEGTDLDSAARARLQVMLDFMKADPTVNHIELDGYSDNSGNRLTNRELSRRRALAVVDFFKANGIAESQITVRFHGEQYPLVPNTNATNRAKNRRVSVKLARVAPTTAPAPQASAPANAAATS
- the pyrC gene encoding dihydroorotase, whose amino-acid sequence is MSDRLTLLRPDDWHIHLRDGAVLTNTVADVARTFGRAIIMPNLVPPVRNAAEADGYRQRILAARPAGSRFEPLMVLYLTDRTQPEEIRQAKASGFVHAAKLYPAGATTNSDSGVTSIDKIFPALEAMAEVGMPLLIHGEVTRGDVDVFDREKIFIDEHMRRVVERFPTLKVVFEHITTGDAVQFVNEASANVGATITAHHLLYNRNHMLVGGIRPHFYCLPILKRNTHQEALLDAATSGSAKFFLGTDSAPHAQHAKEAACGCAGCYTAYAAIELYAEAFEQRNALDKLEAFASLNGPRFYGLPANTDRITLVREEWTAPTSLPFGELTVIPLRAGEKLRWRLLEEHA